The stretch of DNA CAAAGCGTTCTACCGATTAGATCTGCTGACCATTGGCGACTTCTACCGGAAGCGATTTGGCAAAACCACCGAGATCTTCACATCGATTGTGATCGCGATGTCCTACCTGGGCTGGGCTGCGGCTCAACTGACGGCCCTGGGGCTACTGATTTCTGTACTCGGACAAAATGCTGGCTGGACGGAACTTCGGATCAACCATGGAATCATGATCGGCGTCCTTATCGTGGCGTTTTACACGGTCATGGGCGGGATGTGGTCAGTGGCACTGACGGACATGATTCAGACCTTTGTGATTATTGTCGGACTCATCGTCGTCGCGTTCCTGATGGCTCGAGCAGCCGGGGGAGTGGGCGTGGTAGTCGAGTCGGCTCACCAGGCTGGACGCTTTGACCTATTTCCCGAAGGCGGCGGTCGCGAGGTGATGGTGTTTCTCGCTGGCTTCCTTACCGCGGCTTTGGGTTCTATCCCTCAGCAGGACGTCTTCCAGCGCGTGACCAGCGCGAAGGATGAGAAAACGGCACAGCGGGGCACCTTGCTAGGAGGATTGTTTTACTGTGCATTTGCCTTCGTGCCGATGTTCATCGCTTACGCTGCCATCGTGATTGATCCGGACCACTTGGTTCAATTCGCGAGCGAGGATACGCGGGAAGTCCAGCGAGCGTTGCCCGCAGCGATCATTGCGTCCACCCCGTTTTGGGCGCAAGCCTTGTTCCTGGGGGCCTTGTTGTCAGCGATTTTATCGACGGCGAGCGGGACATTGCTTGCCCCAGCAAGTTTGCTTGTCGAGAACGTCGTCCGCCCGCTCGCACCACGAATGACCGATCGGACGATGTTGATTTGTCTTCGCAGCGTGCTGTTGGTGTTCGCCGCCTTGGCGGCATACCAAGCGTTCACAAGCAACCAAACGATGTACGAGATGGTCGAGCACGCGTATAGCATCACGCTGGTTGGCGCCTTTGCTCCTTTGGCGGTCGGGCTAGCATGGCGGGGCGCGACGACTCAGGGAGCGCTTTTGTCGATCGCAACGGGAATCGTAGTCTGGCTAACCGTGCATCACTTTGCAGAAGACTTCATTGTCCCCGCTCAACTTTGCGGGTTAAGTGCAAGCCTTGTCGCGATCGTCCTCGGTTCGCTGCTGCCCGAATGGGTAGGTCAGACACCCGATACTACCGAGATGATGGACCTGGCGAGAAAGTAAGGTCACTGGTCTTCGTCAAACTCACCGGCGAATAGATCTTCACCAATCAGAGTTTCTAAGATGACCGGACAGCCTTCTTCGAGCATGTCCAGAACCTCGCCGAATCCGTCCTCTTCACCGTAGTACGGGTCGGGCACATCAGTGGGCCAGGTGTCGTCGAGGTAGTCGCTGAACATTCGGATGTGAGGCTTAATACCACCGGCCATTTCAACCAAAATGGCATGGTTTTCCGAATCCATCGCCAGAACCAAATCAAACCGTTCGCGCTGGAGGTCGGACGGTTCAACCTTTCTCGCGATGCTTTTTAGCTCGTAGCCTCGCGATTCACTCGCCGTTCTCATTCGAACATCGGCTCGCTCGCCGACGTGATAACCATGGGTTCCCGCCGAATCCACTTCGACATCGGCTCCGAATTCATCTGCGAAACGTTGCATGACAGCCTCACCTGCGGGGGATCGGCAAATATTTCCCATGCATACGAATAGGACTTTTTTTGTCATCGAATTGAGAGAAAAAGAGGAAACAAACGGCCAGCGAGCATGAATGGTCATCCATTCGTTCAGGACTGTGAACCCGTCGTGATTGCCGCTGTCTTTAGAAAGTAACCGTGCCAGTGACAACGAACAAAGTCATCTGCACAAACGACCACGTTTCTTTTCACTAAAATGGATGAAAATAACGGTCCTTCCAAGCAGCACCCAAACCACCCGCTAGAGCCGCTTTTTCACCCGAAACGGTCGCTATTTGTCCTTTACAAGGCTACTAAGGTGCACGAAACGACTTTGCTATCATGCGGAAACCCTTGCCAAACAGGGTTCCACCAGATAGTATTTCGCCTTCTCGGTTCTGAGAACTTATCTTTGCAAACGGAGTTTGTTCATGTCCATTCGATTCACACAGTCCTGTCCTACTTGTGGACGTCGCGTCCAGATTCGTGCATCACTGGTCGGTTACAACGTCGTCTGCCAACACTGCAGTGCTGAATTCGTAGCTAATAGCGATGGCGAATCGGGAAGCTCAGCACCCAAAAGCCCCGAGAACGTTCTAAACGTCGAACCGATTTTGGCGGATCCCTTGATGGCACGAGTGGAAGCCGCACTCAAACGAGCGGCGGATCAGTCCTCGCCCGTATAGGCATCGACACACTGGCGGATCTTTTCCGTTTCAGCGATCCACATCGCGGACAATTCAGCGACCCGTTCTTGGTGAGTGTGTGACAGATCCACGCACTCGGAACGGTCTTCGGCCAAATTGAATAGTTCCCACGGTTGATCCTTGGCCGCGACTAATTTCCAGTCACCCGCAATGATCGCCCGATTGCCCTCGTGCAGCCACCATAGGTGGTCGCGAGCAACCGATGTGTTGGCGACGATTGTTGGAAGCAGTGACTTTCCAGGCCGGTCATACCCACCGGGAAGTCCAATAACCTCAAACGGAGTCTCTTCGGTCCGCGACGTCGCGGTGACCGCGTCAGCGATTGTCGGCCACAGATCGACAACGTGTCCCGGTTGATTCCTGAGGGCACCCGCATCGGTAATCTTCTTCGGCCAACGCACCACCAAAGGAGTGGAAGTTCCGCCTTCGTGCACCCACGTTTTGTGCCGACGAAAGGGAGTATTGCATGCGTTGGAAAAGCCCGGCCCCAAACAAAGATAGGTTTCTCCAGTGCCCATCATAGCTTCTTGATCATGGCCATCGCCGCGAACCATGATTTCGGCCGATGCACCATTGTCCGACAAGAATATCACCAGCGTGTTGTCGGTTTGCCCCATCGCATCGACTTGATCAAGCAAACGTCCAATCTCTTGGTCCATTCGATCCACCATCGCTGCGTGAATCTCCATCTTGTTCGCTTGAAACTCTTTTTGCGCCGATGTCAACGATTCCCAGTCGACTGGACGATTCACTTCGCCGCTTCCAAGTTTTTCAAAGGCGTCAGCAAAGTAATAAGGCGGTCCGACATCAGGTTCCACCGGAGACAGTTTCGCGGGCAGGTGCAATAGATCCTGCATCCTTTCAAACCGCCGTTGACGCATCGCCTGCCAACCATCGTCATACCGTCCATCGTACTTCGCAATGTCTTCAGCAGGTGCCTGCAACGGGAAGTGTGGCACGTTAAACGTCACGAACGAGAAGAACGGTTGCGACGAATGCTCGGCGGCATGGTCCTGTAGACACTCGATCGCATGGTCGGCGATTGCCGTGGACGAATAGTACGATTCATCATCCGTCACGGGTTTCAACGTTTTGTCATCAAGGAAGTGCTTGGTGGGTCCAAACAGACGATCGTGATCACGCAGCCAATACGATCGATCAAATCCATTTTCAGTTGGCTTACCGTCAATGTGCCATTTCCCACTGTGGTAACTGCGATAGCCAACCTCGCGTAGCGGCACCGAAATCAACGGAGCCCAATCAGGCCGAAGATTGTGCGCACCTCTTCGTTTCCCTTCGATCAATGTGTCCTTGCCGATCGCTTGCGCGTAGTGACCGGTCATCATGGCGGAACGCGTCGGCCAACATCGGGCAGTGTTATAGAACTGAGTGAATCGCAAACCGTCTTCCGCCAAGCGATCCAGGTTCGGCGTCTCGATTTCACCGCCATAGCACCCCAAGTCGGAGAACCCTAAATCGTCAGCCAGAATGATGACGATGTTGGGTTGCTCGTTAGCAACCACTTCAGCACGATTCACAAGAGTTAGCGAAGCCAATCCCATCGCAATGATCAGGTATGCAAACGGTGTCGTCGATTTCGTCGTTACCCATGGCGACGGTACTAGAGCGTCACTCCATCGGAAAGCAAAAGCCGTTTTGATGCGAGTCGGTAACACAACAGATCCAGTAGCTAGAGAGGCGGGGACAGGCACGGGGGACATGGATCTGCGTCGCGGACATTTACTCGACGGTAACATCCCGCAGTGATCCGACAGCAATCCGACTTTGGCTTTCGACGATGACACGCGAAAACGATTTGCGTGAATACCAATTTCGGGACTCGCGAGCATCCCGACCTAGGTTAGCCGAACGTTGTCCGACTCGCGCAATCTTGATTGGCGATGGACAATTCTAGTTCAGCCCAATCCGTGTCGCTACACCGCTGAAACGTCGGAGCATTAGACTCTGACGTTTCTGAGCCATTGCTCCGAGCAAACGGATCATCGCGTAAACGCTCTGTCGCAATACGATTGGTGGAAAATCAAAGCCCTAGACGCTCTTTGATCAGCGCGTTGACAACTTCGTCTGCCGGTCGAATTTCAAATGGACCGATGCGGACTCCAGGATGCTTGGACATCAAATCAACGGCATGCTGTAGATTGTCGGCCTCCAAAATCAAAATGCCGCCCAACTGCTCTTTGGTCTCTGCGAACGGGCCATCGGTAGCATGAACTTGGCCATCCTTGTACCTCAACGTTATTGCATCGCTGGCTGCCTTTAACGCTTCACCGCCTACATAGTGTCCGCCAGCACGAAGTTGGTCGTCGTACTTGAGACACTGTTCCATTAACGCGTTCATCTCTGCTTCACTTTTTGATGCAAAGGTCGACATGTCAGCGTACCCGAGACAAATAAACTTCATCTTGGTGATCCCATTTTGCTAAGGAAAGAAGAACATCAAACTACGCAAAGCAGTCGTTTGGGATCGCTGCGAATCGACATCAGTCTTCTCAAAACGCCAACGAAAGCAGATTCGGTGGCAGCTACCAGCCTCTATCAACGGGAAACGGCGAATCCGCCCGGAATAGGCGTTCGACGGCAGGCCATGCAGTTGATGGGCACTCAGTTGTTGGCTACTGCGTTGCTGGTTACTGAGCTACTGGCTGTTCAGTCGTGGTATGGGGGATAGTATCCGTCGTAGTACGGTGCGACGGGATACGGGGTGCCTGGGCCAGCAGGATAGGGATTCAATGGACTCGATTGATTTGGCAACGGGAACTGCGACGCAGAACCATTTGCAGGATTTCGTGGCGCACCGGGGTGCCCATGTGATGCTCCGGGATGATGCCCCGAACCGCCACTAGGGCTCGGCGCCCCATAACCTGGCGTCCCATATCCTGGCCCGCCATAGCCTGGTGATCCGTAGACCCCGCCCAACCCGAGGTTCAAACCGGCAAACGGTGCTCCCCAATTAGGATAAGGTGTGCTGTAGGGTCGGTAAGGAAAACGCCATTCGCCGTAAGGACGAACAGGATCGCCCCACTTTTCGACGCGGTGGTAGTTGTCTGCCGACTGACCGTAAGCCAGCGTGCTCCGCGTGTGGGTGTAGCCACTGGTCCTGAAGTTGGAAACGATCGGCGCCGAAGGCGCTTGGATCGGTGCGTACTGTGACACTCGAGTTCCCGTCGCGGGATCGTGAGAGTAGGTGCTTGGCATTGTGAGCCAATCGGTAGCATTGGCTCCGCTACTAAGACACATCAGAACGGCAACGAGCAGGGCGTTTCTCATGAACGCCAAAATAGTTTGCGTTCGACGGCCAAGCGACGAAGCGTTGACCTTTTTTACCTCAACGTCAAAGTTGAGCCGGACTAACCACTACAACCCGTACGAACCGCGTCCGACGCTCGCCAAGATTCCCTCACACCGGGCCCTCACACCGGGCCCTCACACCGGGCCCTCACACCGGGCCTGATCACCGGGCCTGATCACCGAAGCGAATAACTCGCTGGCAAGACAAGACTGGCTTAACGGACATCACAGGCGATTCACCTTACAAGCGACGAAGCCCATCTTCCGTCATCGGATTAGGAATTTCAAAATCAATCTCGTCAATACGAGCCAAAGTTTCGTCATCGAGAATCAAATCTTTTGCAGCAAGCGATTCGTCGAGTTGATCCACAGTGGTGGCACCAATGATGGTGGATGCTACAAAATCGTGTTGGCGACTCCAGGCAACCGCTAGTGCCGTGACCGTGGTTCCGATTGATTGGGCGATTTCCCCCAGTCGGCGTGCCGTTTCGATCGTTCGTTCGTTCACAAACCGTCGAGCCATCTTCAATTGACGTTCACCACCATTTTGCAGGTACTCGGTGAAGCGTCCGCCCTCGGGCGGTCCGTCGTTGTACTTGCCTGTTAGGACACCCCCACCGAGCGGAGAGTAGGGCAGCAAGCTGACGCCTTCTCGCCGGCACACCTGAGCCAATTCACTCTCGCAACGTCGGTTAATTAGCGAAAAGTTGTTCTGGACGGTCTGGTAACGATCGACCTCGTGAAGGTCCGCCGCCCATAGGCTCTTCATCAGCCCCCAGCACGTTTCGTTGCTGCAGCCAATCGTTCGCACCAAGCCTTCTTCACGCAGTTCGGTCAAGATCCCAAGCACTTCTTCGTAGGGCAGACCGTGATCGGGCCAATGGATTTGATAAAGGTCGATGTAATCGGTACCCAAGCGATCAAGCGATGCTTCGCAGGCCTGAAAGACTTGCCTTCGATCGATCGCTGTCTTTCCGTGTCTTACCGGTGGGGTGAACCACCCGTGACCGGGACCGGTAACTTTGGTGGCGACAATCACCGATTCGCGAGGCTTGGTTTTGAGCCAACGACCGAATATCTCTTCCGTTAAGCCAACCGTTTCGGCTTGGGGCGGTACCGGATAAATCTCGGCGGCGTCAAAGAAGTCGATCCCCGCGTCATAAGCTCGATCACAAATTGCATGAGAGAGTCGTTCATCGCATTGCGAGCCAAACGTCATGGTCCCCATGCAAATGTCTGAAACCGAGATTCCGCTGCCACCAAGTCTGCGTTGTTCCACCAATGACTCCCAACTTTGAACGAATTTATTTCTAGTCGAATGGCCTTCAAACAGTCCACGATGTCCTGAATTATTGCCGTCGGCTGTTAGAATAGCGTTTCTCCCGCCTTTTTCCCCACCCCTCGATTCGAAAGAGTCTCGTATGCTTCGGCTCATTTTCCTGTTCATCGTTACAGGTGCTATTTCGGTAGGCACCTTTTGCATGGAAACCTCTCTTGTGGGCACTTCAACGTCCGCAATCGCGGAAGAGTACCACCACGGTCCAGATTCCAAGCCCAACCCCAACGTTCCGCACGGGAAAGTCACTCAGCACGAATGGCTCAAGAGCAAAGTCTATGAAGGCGCGCTACGACGCTATTCGGTTTACGTGCCGGCTCAATATGACGGATCGAAGCCAGCCGCACTGATGGTGTTCCAGGATGGACATGCATTTGAAGGTACAACCGGCGACTTTCGATTGCCTGTCGTGTTCGACAACTTGATTGCCAAAGGTGACATGCCGGTAACGATCGCTGTGATGATCGACCCCGGCCACCGCGGGAAGTTGCCACCCAAGCGAGGTTGGAATCCATCACCGGCGAACCGAGCGGTTGAGTATGACTCGGTCAACGGTGACTACGCCGAATTTCTGCTCACCGAAATCCTTCCTGAGGTTGAAAAGAACTACCGGATTACTTCGAACCCTGAATTACGAGCCATTTGTGGGAATAGCAGTGGCGGCATTTGCGCGTTTGGAGTCGCATGGCACCGCCCCGATTCTTTCCGTAAGGTGCTTTCGCACATCGGCAGCTTCGTCAACATCCGAGGCGGTCACAATTACCAGGCAATGATCCGCAAGACGGATGCGAAACCAATTCGCGTGTTCCTTCAAGACGGGCGAAATGATTTGGACAACGTGCACGGCAATTGGCCGTTGGCAAACCAGCAGATGGCCAAATCGCTTGCGTTCAAAGGTTATGATTACAAGTTTGTCTTTGGTGATGGTGCTCATGATGGGAAACATGGTGGAGCAATCTTTCCCGACTCACTGCGTTGGTTGTGGCGAGATTGGAAAGACCAACAGTTGTAGGCCGCCCATTTTTCCTTCACGCACTTTCGTCAACCGTTTGTTTTTCCATGCCGAGTTTTGATCATTCCATCGATCAGGAATTTGCCGTTCCTTTTGTTCATCGCCTTCGCGTCACTGACGAAGTTGCGGGTGACGACTTCAATACGCTCGCCGAACTATTGATTGCGGGCGAGTCGAGTAAAGCTCGCGTCTTATTGGTAGGCGAAACGTCACTTGCCCAGAAGGTGGGTCAGCTTGGGGACCGCTTGAAAACCGATGCAAGAATCGACTTGGTCAGCGATCCTTATTTAGTAGAAGGTGGCGAAGGGCTTAAGAACGGCGAGAACACGCTTCGACGATTACTGGACCTTGTCAACAACAACGGACTCGACCGTCGCAGCTACATCGTGGCGGTCGGTGGTGGAGCGATGCTTGACGCGGTGGGATTCGCCGCTGCAATCGCGCACCGCGGTATTCGGTTGATTCGACTTCCCTCGACTGTCTTGGCCCAGGCTGATTCAGGTGTCGGCGTTAAGAATGCGATCAACTACTTTGACAAGAAGAACTGGATCGGCAGCTTTGCCGTTCCCTGGGCGGTGATCAATGACACCAGCCTGCTGCAATCGCTGCCTGACCGGGACTACTTCAGCGGCTTCAGCGAAGCAGTGAAGGTTTCGCTGTTAAAGGATCGTGACGGGTTCGAATGGCTTTGCAAGAACGCCGATGCTATCCGACGTCGAGATCCAGAAGTTGGCAAACGAGCGATCCTTGATTCTTGCTTGTTGCATCTCAAGCACATCACCGAGGGTGGCGATCCTTTCGAAATGCTTGAGGCTAGACCGCTTGATTTTGGTCATTGGTCGGCACACCGGCTCGAACCGTTGACCCAATACAAAATTCGCCACGGCGAGGCCGTCGCAATTGGGGTCGCAATTGATTGCCTGTATTCGTCAATGAAGTTCGATTTTCCGGAATCCGATGCGTTGACCGTATGCGATGCTTTGATGTCGATGGGAATGAACCTCTGGCACGAGTCGATTTACCCCATCGATCGACTCATGCAAGGTTTGGAAGAGTTCCGCCAACACCTTGGTGGGCGTCTTACCATCACCATGCTGAAGCAAGTCGGCGAACCAATCAACGTTCACGAAATTGACACCGTCGTGATGACGCGAGCGATCGAAAAGTTAGCGACTATTGCGAAACCTTCTTAATCGAACATGCCGTCGAACAGGTCGCGCATCCTCCGCCACAGCCACCGCCCGCTGCGGTGCCGCAACCTGGCCCGCACCCTTCGGAAAGCAATTTGGCGAAGTGTCGCGATTGCACCACACCTTCGTATTCAGTAGCGACCGATCGAGTGATCGCTTCGGCATTTTCATCGCTATCGCCCAGGAAGTGCATCACCAACGTGCCGCCATCGAACAATTGGTCGATGTCCAGCAGCACGGCCGGTGACCCGGCGGCGACCAGGGCATCGCGACAAGCTTCAACCGCTCGGCGTTTGTGCCGTTCGAGTCGGCGAATGAGCAGCTCGTCTTCCTCAGTTGTGGGCCGGAGTACCTGGACCGTCGGCTTACCAAAACGATCATTGCGGCACGGTCCGACCACTTCACCAAGCTCGACACCGCGCCCCGAGCGAGCGATGACGCGTCGACCGCGGGGCAAGGCCACGGGGGCTGAAGCGACGTGAATTTCCCCCAGTGAGCCGATTCGTAGAAAAAGAGAATTCATCAGGGAGCGGGAAAACCCAAAGAGAACGTCATAGAGATTTACCCCATGTTGGCTGATCGACTAACCTTTTGCAAACTATGCTGTCCCGGATCGCCGGCGAATTCCCAATTCCACCTCGTCCCAAGCTACTCAGCCCATGACGGTTTCCACCGCAACCAACCATACTTCCGATCCAGTTTCTCTAGGGCGAGACCGCTATCAAGCCATGGCTGATCGCGTTCTCGGTGGAGAAAGCATTTCGCGTGACGAAGCTCTGTCGATCTTGAAAACTCCCGATGACGAAGTGCTTGATCTTTTATCAGCGGGTTTTCGCATTCGACAAAAGCACTTTGGCAAGACCGTGCAACTGTATTTCTTGATGAATGCGAAGAGCGGTTTGTGTCCCGAGGATTGCCACTATTGCAGTCAATCAAAAATTTCGACCGCACCAGTCCCTAAGTACAACATTCTTAAGCGAGACGACTTGATGGAAGCGGCTCGGTTGGCCGCAGAGCGTGGAGCAAAAACTTACTGTTTGGTCATCTCGGCACGCGGTCCTAACGAACGTGAATTAAGTGCAGTTGAGCAGATCGTTCCTGAGATCAAAGAAAAGTACAACCTCGATATCTGCGCTTGCTTGGGATTGTTGTCGCGAGAACAAGCCGATCGGCTAAAAGCTTGCGGTGTCGATCGCGTCAATCACAACTTGAACACTAGCGAAGATCATTACGCTGACATCTGCACGACTCACACTTATGCCGACCGCGTTGATACGCTGCGAAATGTTCGCGACGCTGGCATGGAGATGTGCAGCGGGGGGATCATCGGCATGGGCGAAACGCATGACGACGTGGTTTCAATGGCGTTTGACTTGCGAGACTTGGGCGTTCAGTCGATACCGTTGAATTTCTTAAACGCCATCGAAGGCACGCCGCTGCAAGGCAACTCTGACTTGTCACCACAAGACTGCCTCAGGGCACTCGCGATGTTCCGGTTCGTTGCACCCGATCGCGAGCTGCGAATCTCGGGTGGACGAGAATTGCACCTACGGTCACTCCAACCACTCGGTTTGTATGTTGCCAATAGCTTGTTCGTGGGCGACTACCTAACGACCAAGGGACAAGCTCCCGAGGCGGACTACGACATGATTCGCGACCTTGGCTTTGAAGTCACCAAATCGACTTGCTAGAACACATCGCCACTGATCCGCTCGTAAGCCTCGCGGTACTTATCGCGAGTCTTGTTGATGATTTCAGCAGGGAGCTCTGGCGGGTCGCTTTGCTTGTCCCATCCGCAAGTTGACAACCACTCGCGGACAAATTGCTTATCAAACGAAGGTTGAGCCTTACCGGGCTGATAAACATCAGCAGCCCAAAATCGTGAACTGTCAGGTGTGAGCACTTCGTCGATCAGGGTCACATCATCGCCCACCATACCGAACTCGAATTTAGTATCGGCGATCAGGATTCCCTTCGACTGGGCATGCTCGCAAGCAGCATTGTAAATTTGCAGACTACGTTCGCGCAAATCGAGGGCTCGTTCGCTACCGAGGTCGGCAATCATTCGCCCAATCGTGACGTTTTCATCATGCCCCTCTTCGGCTTTCGTGGCCGGTGTAAAAATGGGCTGAGGAAGTCGATCACATTGCGAGAGTCCAGGCGGCAATTTATTACCGCAGATTTCGCCGGAAGCCTGATATTCACGAAGGCCGCTGCCTTCAAGGTAACCACGAACAACGCACTCGAAGGGAACTACCTGCGCCTTTTTCGTGACCATAACCCGGCCCTCTAGCGGGGAAAGTTCTAATTCCGGCGCGGCTGCGTGCAATTGTTTTGTGGGCACGTCGGTCGAAATGAGGTGGTGGCGGACGTCAAGCAAGTGGAACCAAAACTTGCTCATCGAAGTCAACAACCGCCCTTTGTCGGGAATCCCCGATGGCAAAATAAAATCAAATGCACTGATTCGATCAGTACTAACGATCAACAACTCGTCGCCTAGGTCATAAACGTCTCGTACTTTGCCACTTCGCCGGGGCAGCGGTAGGTCGGTGCTAAGGAGTGCTCCCGAGGAATCAAACTGATACGATTTATGATTGGTGTTATTGGTCATGTCACGAGTTTGGCAAAACGGCCGGGGATCGGCAAGCGCCGGTCGATTCGGGCCCCTACGGATGATCGGCACGCCTCGCACGCGATGGGGCGAGCGACTATTGTATAGCTTGAATTTGTCACTTCGCTATTTGGTTTCCGGCCCCGCAAATGGGACAACTGCTTTTCGATGTCCCCGACGCCGCACGCGACTTCATTGCGGGGTCGTTGTGGAAAGACGCCTATGTGTGTGGAATCGAAGGTGTCCCCTTTCAATCGCAGAACCGCTTTGATGGCTCGCGGCTAACAATTCACCGAGAGATATCCAACTCGGGAAAGCTGCACCTGACTTGCCGAATTCCCAACGTCGGTTACCGCTCGCTAAGCACCTGTTCGCTGCGTTGCCTCGATGAAGAAGCCCATCTGCTACCGCTCGAGTTGGCTCGCGGTAGTTGCTATCGAGCTCGAGTTCAATCTGACATCTGGAAACGCTCGGGATTGGTCCTGAGCGAAAAGTTCTTGGATTTGCTCGATCGAGGGACACGCGAGTTCTTGATCGCGACGAGTTGCCGAGCGGATTTGACGAAAAGCAGTGAAGCTTCCATTCGCGCCATCGAACTGCTCGAACTCGCCAACACGGAACTAGGTGAATCGTACAGCATGCAATCCATCGCGTTTCGCAAACAGCGCGAAACGCAATTGGGAACTCTGATCGCCGCGACCGTTGTTCCTCCGTCACCGGTTGGATCCAACACCGCGGACAAGTTTGTATCCGCTTTCAACGCGGCGGCAGTTCGCATGAATTGGGCAGACATCGAGACCGATTCGGGAGCGTTTGATTTTGACCAAGCCGACCAAACGATTTCGTTTTGCGCCGCCAATGGCCAGCGGATCATTGGTGGACCGCTGATTGATTTCCGCACTCGCTTAATGCCGCATTGGCTTTACCTTTTCGAAGATGACTTTGAATCGTTCTTAAAGGCTGCGATTCACTATGTGGAAACCACGGTCGCGAAGTTTCGCGGTCGCGTTCAACTTTGGAACTGCGCGACCGGGCTCAATACTCCCGGCCCGATCGCCATGGACGATGAACAGACGATGCGGTTGGCAGTGGGAATCTTGCAAGCGGTTCGTCGCACTGATCCGAACACACCCGTTGTTATGTCCTTTGACCAACCCTTTGGCGAATACCTTGGCAAAGATCGTGATGGCCTCTCACCGCTTCACTTCGCCGATGCACTGGTTCGAAGTGGTTTGGGAATGGCGGGAATTGGCCTGGAGTGTCGTTTCTTTTACCAAGAACACGCGA from Rubripirellula amarantea encodes:
- a CDS encoding sodium:solute symporter family protein, whose protein sequence is KAFYRLDLLTIGDFYRKRFGKTTEIFTSIVIAMSYLGWAAAQLTALGLLISVLGQNAGWTELRINHGIMIGVLIVAFYTVMGGMWSVALTDMIQTFVIIVGLIVVAFLMARAAGGVGVVVESAHQAGRFDLFPEGGGREVMVFLAGFLTAALGSIPQQDVFQRVTSAKDEKTAQRGTLLGGLFYCAFAFVPMFIAYAAIVIDPDHLVQFASEDTREVQRALPAAIIASTPFWAQALFLGALLSAILSTASGTLLAPASLLVENVVRPLAPRMTDRTMLICLRSVLLVFAALAAYQAFTSNQTMYEMVEHAYSITLVGAFAPLAVGLAWRGATTQGALLSIATGIVVWLTVHHFAEDFIVPAQLCGLSASLVAIVLGSLLPEWVGQTPDTTEMMDLARK
- a CDS encoding low molecular weight protein-tyrosine-phosphatase codes for the protein MTIHARWPFVSSFSLNSMTKKVLFVCMGNICRSPAGEAVMQRFADEFGADVEVDSAGTHGYHVGERADVRMRTASESRGYELKSIARKVEPSDLQRERFDLVLAMDSENHAILVEMAGGIKPHIRMFSDYLDDTWPTDVPDPYYGEEDGFGEVLDMLEEGCPVILETLIGEDLFAGEFDEDQ
- a CDS encoding response regulator, with the protein product MSIRFTQSCPTCGRRVQIRASLVGYNVVCQHCSAEFVANSDGESGSSAPKSPENVLNVEPILADPLMARVEAALKRAADQSSPV
- a CDS encoding arylsulfatase; the protein is MLPTRIKTAFAFRWSDALVPSPWVTTKSTTPFAYLIIAMGLASLTLVNRAEVVANEQPNIVIILADDLGFSDLGCYGGEIETPNLDRLAEDGLRFTQFYNTARCWPTRSAMMTGHYAQAIGKDTLIEGKRRGAHNLRPDWAPLISVPLREVGYRSYHSGKWHIDGKPTENGFDRSYWLRDHDRLFGPTKHFLDDKTLKPVTDDESYYSSTAIADHAIECLQDHAAEHSSQPFFSFVTFNVPHFPLQAPAEDIAKYDGRYDDGWQAMRQRRFERMQDLLHLPAKLSPVEPDVGPPYYFADAFEKLGSGEVNRPVDWESLTSAQKEFQANKMEIHAAMVDRMDQEIGRLLDQVDAMGQTDNTLVIFLSDNGASAEIMVRGDGHDQEAMMGTGETYLCLGPGFSNACNTPFRRHKTWVHEGGTSTPLVVRWPKKITDAGALRNQPGHVVDLWPTIADAVTATSRTEETPFEVIGLPGGYDRPGKSLLPTIVANTSVARDHLWWLHEGNRAIIAGDWKLVAAKDQPWELFNLAEDRSECVDLSHTHQERVAELSAMWIAETEKIRQCVDAYTGED
- a CDS encoding YciI family protein, with the protein product MKFICLGYADMSTFASKSEAEMNALMEQCLKYDDQLRAGGHYVGGEALKAASDAITLRYKDGQVHATDGPFAETKEQLGGILILEADNLQHAVDLMSKHPGVRIGPFEIRPADEVVNALIKERLGL
- a CDS encoding aldo/keto reductase — protein: MEQRRLGGSGISVSDICMGTMTFGSQCDERLSHAICDRAYDAGIDFFDAAEIYPVPPQAETVGLTEEIFGRWLKTKPRESVIVATKVTGPGHGWFTPPVRHGKTAIDRRQVFQACEASLDRLGTDYIDLYQIHWPDHGLPYEEVLGILTELREEGLVRTIGCSNETCWGLMKSLWAADLHEVDRYQTVQNNFSLINRRCESELAQVCRREGVSLLPYSPLGGGVLTGKYNDGPPEGGRFTEYLQNGGERQLKMARRFVNERTIETARRLGEIAQSIGTTVTALAVAWSRQHDFVASTIIGATTVDQLDESLAAKDLILDDETLARIDEIDFEIPNPMTEDGLRRL
- a CDS encoding alpha/beta hydrolase, whose protein sequence is METSLVGTSTSAIAEEYHHGPDSKPNPNVPHGKVTQHEWLKSKVYEGALRRYSVYVPAQYDGSKPAALMVFQDGHAFEGTTGDFRLPVVFDNLIAKGDMPVTIAVMIDPGHRGKLPPKRGWNPSPANRAVEYDSVNGDYAEFLLTEILPEVEKNYRITSNPELRAICGNSSGGICAFGVAWHRPDSFRKVLSHIGSFVNIRGGHNYQAMIRKTDAKPIRVFLQDGRNDLDNVHGNWPLANQQMAKSLAFKGYDYKFVFGDGAHDGKHGGAIFPDSLRWLWRDWKDQQL
- a CDS encoding 3-dehydroquinate synthase, encoding MPSFDHSIDQEFAVPFVHRLRVTDEVAGDDFNTLAELLIAGESSKARVLLVGETSLAQKVGQLGDRLKTDARIDLVSDPYLVEGGEGLKNGENTLRRLLDLVNNNGLDRRSYIVAVGGGAMLDAVGFAAAIAHRGIRLIRLPSTVLAQADSGVGVKNAINYFDKKNWIGSFAVPWAVINDTSLLQSLPDRDYFSGFSEAVKVSLLKDRDGFEWLCKNADAIRRRDPEVGKRAILDSCLLHLKHITEGGDPFEMLEARPLDFGHWSAHRLEPLTQYKIRHGEAVAIGVAIDCLYSSMKFDFPESDALTVCDALMSMGMNLWHESIYPIDRLMQGLEEFRQHLGGRLTITMLKQVGEPINVHEIDTVVMTRAIEKLATIAKPS